A region from the Tachysurus vachellii isolate PV-2020 chromosome 25, HZAU_Pvac_v1, whole genome shotgun sequence genome encodes:
- the tmem14ca gene encoding transmembrane protein 14C produces MAVDWVGYGYAALVASGGVMGYVKAGSVPSLAAGLLFGGLAGFGAYNISQNSQNIWVSLATSGTLATLMGKRFYNSRKIMPAGIVAGASILMLAKLGVGVLQKPQDS; encoded by the exons ATGGCTGTTGACTGGGTTGGATATGGATATGCAGCCCTCGTTGCCTCTGGAGGAGTCATGGGTTATGTCAAAGCAG gcAGTGTCCCTTCTTTGGCAGCTGGACTGTTATTTGGAGGTCTAGCAGGTTTTGGTGCCTACAATATATCACAAAACTCCCAAAACATTTGGGTGTCTTTAG CTACATCAGGAACCTTGGCTACTCTCATGGGGAAAAGATTTTACAACTCTCGGAAGATAATGCCTGCGGGTATAGTGGCTGGAGCAAG TATTCTGATGCTGGCAAAGCTTGGTGTTGGAGTCCTGCAGAAGCCTCAAGATTCATAA